The following proteins are co-located in the Calliphora vicina chromosome 2, idCalVici1.1, whole genome shotgun sequence genome:
- the tam gene encoding DNA polymerase subunit gamma-1, mitochondrial → MSSSRFYSKLAKEIYPSSTVKIFRKGKPPVYIEKKAKLKDESKIKSLKTSQQDKNTKVTQKADGSEKTIFQNVEKHEKTKKQDTEIFSQEYNENVVKIQMLSENLHKQLFPESTRSVSKNVENKLFKMKNDLDRHGIDISSTERLADVNLKLPPLKGNNIEEHFLEIGKELVRPYKELLKPLVELKSLPIKPKKWAFREGWTVYDPGSGEATTVEFPLENGLIFDVEVCMSEGAMPTLATAVGTKYWYSWVSPRLAADVLEMKVKQKMPHYTSAELIPLGLEGAKIVIGHNVSYDRARLKEQYLLQDSKVRFLDTMSLHVCVSGVTSYQRALMKSKKDPAPEDLDWLSQSSLNSLGEVHRLYCGGAAISKEERNIFVEGTLADVRHDFQSLMTYCSNDVAATHRILQKLFPLFEERFPHPVTLAGMLEMGSAYLPVNKNWLRYINEADLTYEDLSIEAKYHLARRADEACRLMKDEQYRQNLWLWNEDWSTQQLKLKATKSKSSTKFMKEDLKSGANEDTDLSDEEKRLYKKFQYLYDLKEQLPVRRPLLPGYPAWYRKLCQKPPKDGSNTEWTPGPSEISTGMQIAPKLLSLCWEGFPLHYIREHGWGFLVPFTSKTPSTEYENNTTPIPIEKLVAQCPIPEFAQLYASEQESDYAFGHLQKELDSKLGKREFYSKAKKKDHTEGHYKGSGVWCNQILDNCCLFLKLPHKNGKSLRVGNPLSRDFLNKFSDNVLSSGDSESNIAKRVIEIARMMSYWRNNRDRIMGQLVVWQTPEELPEDLRNKNYEYGAICPQVVACGTLTRRAMEPTWMTASNSQKERIGSELRGMVQAPPNYRIVGADVDSQELWIASVLGDAYAYGVHGATPLGWMTLSGTKSNGTDMHSITAKAVGISRDHAKVINYARIYGAGQNFAEGLLKQFNPTFSATEARSKAMKMFAITKGKKIYRLKEEFREEYENRSYSGYEALRLASTNNKAVYEMFERACWEGGTESAMFNRLEEIATRDEPITPFLGCRLSRALETHNTSDENRFLPTRINWVVQSGAVDFLHLMLVSMRWLLGDKARFCLSFHDELRYLVEEKYAYQAALAMHITNLLTRSFCSSRLGLKDLPMSVAFFSSVEVDSVLRKECTMDCKTPSNPHGLHLGYGIPPGESLSIYDAIEKAGGSDLSKWKWIK, encoded by the exons ATGAGCTCTTCCAGGTTTTACTCCAAATTGGCCAAAGAAATTTATCCAAGTAGTACAGTGAAAATATTTCGTAAGGGAAAACCCCCTGTATATATTGAAAAGAAAGCGAAACTAAAAGatgaaagtaaaataaaaagtttgaaaactaGTCAGCAGgataaaaatacaaaagttaCACAAAAAGCTGATGGTagtgaaaaaactattttccaaaatgttgagaaacacgagaaaactaaaaaacaagATACGGAAATTTTTTCCCAAGAATATAACGAAAATGTGGTAAAAATACAAATGCTGTCGGAAAATCTACATAAACAACTGTTTCCTGAAAGTACGCGTTCTGTTagtaaaaatgtggaaaataaattgtttaaaatgaaaaatgatttAGATCGTCATGGCATAGATATTAGCAGCACGGAGAGACTGGCTGAtgtcaatttaaaattgccACCTTTGAAAGGTAATAATATTGAAGAGCATTTTCTAGAAATTGGTAAAGAATTGGTGAGGCCGTATAAAGAGTTGCTTAAGCCTTTGGTAGAACTTAAATCCTTGCCAATCAAACCCAAAAAATGGGCTTTTCGAGAAGGTTGGACTGTGTATGATCCAGGAAGCGGTGAAGCTACTACGGTGGAATTTCCATTGGAAAATGGTTTAATATTTGATGTAGAAGTTTGCATGAGCGAAGGTGCCATGCCAACATTAGCTACTGCTGTGGGCACTAAATACTGGTATTCTTGGGTAAGTCCACGTTTAGCTGCAGATGTTTTGGAAATGaaagtcaaacaaaaaatgcctcATTACACGTCGGCTGAACTGATACCATTGGGGTTGGAGGGTGCTAAAATTGTAATAGGCCATAATGTTTCGTATGATCGGGCGAGACTGAAAGAGCAGTATTTACTGCAAGATTCTAAAGTTCGTTTCTTGGATACCATGTCTTTACATGTGTGCGTAAGTGGTGTCACCAGCTATCAGCGTGCCCTCATGAAATCTAAAAAAGATCCTGCGCCCGAAGATTTGGACTGGTTAAGTCAAAGTTCGTTGAATAGTTTAGGTGAAGTTCATCGTTTGTATTGTGGCGGAGCTGCGATTAGCAAAGAAGAACGTAATATTTTTGTGGAGGGGACTTTAGCAGATGTCCGCCATGATTTCCAGTCTTTGATGACTTATTGTTCTAATGATGTGGCGGCCACTCACAGAATTTTGCAAAAGCTTTTCCCCTTATTTGAAGAGCGTTTTCCACATCCTGTTACTTTGGCGGGCATGTTAGAAATGGGTTCGGCTTATTTGCCGGTCAACAAGAATTGGTTGCGCTACATAAACGAAGCGGATTTAACTTATGAAGACCTTAGTATAGAAGCTAAATATCATTTGGCCAGAAGAGCTGATGAAGCTTGTAGGCTTATGAAAGATGAACAGTATAGACAAAACTTATGGCTGTGGAATGAAGATTGGTCTACACAACAATTAAAACTTAAAGCCACAAAAAGCAAATCCTCAACTAAATTTATGAAAGAAGATTTAAAGTCAGGTGCAAACGAAGATACAGATCTTTCAGATGAAGAAAaacgtttatataaaaaatttcaatatttatatgaTCTGAAAGAACAGTTGCCCGTCCGACGTCCTTTATTACCCGGTTATCCGGCCTGGTATCGTAAATTATGCCAAAAACCACCTAAAGATGGCAGCAATACAGAGTGGACGCCAGGTCCTTCAGAAATTAGTACCGGTATGCAAATAGCACCTAAACTACTGTCTCTATGTTGGGAAGGATTTCCTCTACACTATATCAGAGAACATGGTTGGGGATTTCTGGTGCCTTTCACCTCAAAGACACCATCAACAGAATATGAAAATAACACTACTCCTATACCCATTGAAAAATTAGTGGCCCAATGTCCTATACCCGAATTTGCTCAACTTTATGCTTCGGAACAAGAGAGCGATTACGCTTTTGGTCATTTACAAAAGGAATTGGATAGCAAATTGGGTAAAAGGGAGTTTTATAGCAAAGCCAAGAAAAAAGATCACACAGAAGGTCATTATAAAGGATCCGGAGTTTGGTGCAATCAAATTTTAGATAACTGCTGCCTTTTCCTCAAACTTCCGCACAAAAATGGTAAATCATTAAGAGTTGGCAATCCCTTATCTAGGGACTTTCTTAACAAATTCTCCGACAATGTCTTAAGCAGTGGAGATTCTGAGAGTAATATAGCTAAAAGGGTTATAGAGATAGCCCGCATGATGTCTTATTGGCGCAACAATAGAGATCGTATAATGGGGCAGCTGGTGGTGTGGCAGACACCTGAAGAATTGCCGGaagatttaagaaataaaaactatGAATATGGCGCCATATGTCCGCAAGTGGTAGCCTGTGGCACTCTAACACGCAGAGCTATGGAACCTACTTGGATGACGGCCTCAAATTCCCAAAAAGAACGTATAGGTTCAGAATTAAGGGGAATGGTTCAGGCGCCGCCTAACTATCGTATTGTGGGAGCCGATGTTGATTCTCAGGAACTGTGGATTGCTTCTGTATTGGGAGATGCTTATGCATATGGTGTACACGGGGCTACTCCTTTGGGTTGGATGACTTTGAGTGGCACAAAATCGAATGGCACCGACATGCACTCCATAACAGCAAAGGCTGTGGGTATTTCCAGAGATCATGCTAAAGTTATAAACTATGCACGAATTTATGGAGCTGGTCAAAATTTTGCTGAAGGTTTACTGAAGCAATTCAATCCCACATTCTCAGCCACCGAAGCACGTTCGAAAGCCATGAAAATGTTTGCCATAACTAAGGGCAAAAAGATATATAGGCTCAAAGAAGAGTTTCGGGAGGAATATGAAAACAGAAg TTATTCGGGTTATGAGGCCTTAAGATTAGCTTCCACCAACAACAAAGCGGTCTATGAAATGTTTGAGAGAGCCTGCTGGGAGGGTGGTACTGAGAGTGCCATGTTCAATCGTCTAGAAGAAATTGCCACTCGAGATGAACCCATTACACCTTTTCTGGGCTGTCGTCTAAGTCGTGCTTTGGAAACACACAATACCTCCGATGAAAATCGTTTTCTACCCACACGCATTAATTGGGTAGTGCAAAGTGGTGCTGTAGATTTTCTCCATCTAATGTTGGTTTCTATGCGTTGGCTTCTGGGTGACAAGGCACGTTTTTGTCTTAGTTTTCACGATGAACTAAGATATTTAGTGGAGGAGAAATATGCATATCAAGCAGCCTTAGCCATGCACATAACAAATTTACTAACACGTTCCTTTTGTTCTTCACGTCTGGGCCTAAAGGATTTGCCCATGTCAGTGGCATTTTTCTCATCCGTTGAGGTTGATAGTGTGTTGCGCAAAGAGTGTACCATGGACTGTAAGACACCCTCAAATCCTCATGGCTTGCATTTGGGTTATGGCATACCACCGGGCGAAAGTTTAAGTATATATGATGCTATTGAAAAGGCTGGAGGCAGTGATTTAAGTAAATGGAAGTGGATAAAATGA
- the LOC135951496 gene encoding histone H1-like gives MSDSVVETTASAVAVPAADKKAKRATVTKAKKPTSGPTHPPTQQMVDAAIKTLKERGGSSLPAIKKYLTSTYKVDAQKLAPFIKKYLKSSVTSGKLIQTKGKGASGSFKLSAAASKVPKTKKPAVEKKKAAVGDKKKKVAAAKKVSAVKKTAEKAKAKTAKKAKPVKKAPATKPKAPKAKSVAAAAKPKKVAPAKKPAAAKKTAAKK, from the coding sequence atgtcTGATTCCGTTGTTGAAACCACCGCCTCTGCAGTAGCTGTACCAGCTGCCGATAAAAAGGCAAAGAGAGCCACCGTCACCAAGGCCAAAAAACCAACTAGTGGTCCTACTCATCCACCAACCCAACAAATGGTAGATGCTGCCATCAAAACATTGAAAGAACGTGGTGGTTCATCCCTTCCAGCCATTAAGAAATACCTTACTAGCACTTACAAGGTAGATGCTCAAAAATTGGCTCCTTTCATCAAGAAATATTTGAAGAGTTCTGTAACCAGCGGAAAATTAATTCAAACTAAAGGTAAGGGTGCTTCTGGTTCATTCAAATTGTCAGCTGCTGCCTCAAAAGTACCAAAGACAAAGAAGCCTGCTGTCGAAAAGAAAAAGGCTGCTGTTGGTGATAAAAAGAAGAAGGTTGCTGCCGCAAAGAAAGTCTCTGCCGTTAAGAAAACAGCAGAAAAGGCCAAAGCAAAAACTGCCAAGAAGGCAAAACCCGTCAAAAAGGCACCAGCAACTAAACCAAAAGCACCCAAAGCAAAGAGCGTCGCCGCCGCAGCAAAACCTAAGAAGGTTGCTCCAGCCAAAAAACCAGCTGCTGCCAAAAAGACCGCCGCTAAGAAGTAA
- the LOC135951656 gene encoding histone H2B-like has translation MPPKTSGKASKNAGKAQDNITKSSKGKKRKRKESYSIYIYKVLKQVHPDTGISSKAMSIMNSFVNDIFERISAEASRLAHYNKRSTITSREIQTAVRLLLPGELAKHAVSEGTKAVTKYTSSK, from the coding sequence ATGCCTCCTAAAACTAGTGGTAAAGCATCAAAGAATGCCGGTAAAGCCCAAGATAACATTACCAAGAGTAGCAAGGGCAAGAAGCGTAAGCGCAAGGAAAGTTATTCCATCTACATTTACAAAGTGCTAAAGCAAGTACATCCTGATACTGGTATCTCCTCAAAGGCCATGAGTATAATGAATAGTTTTGTTAATGATATCTTTGAGCGTATTTCCGCTGAAGCATCTCGTTTGGCTCACTACAACAAGCGTTCAACCATAACCAGTCGGGAAATTCAAACTGCTGTCCGTCTTTTGTTGCCTGGTGAATTGGCCAAGCATGCTGTCAGTGAAGGCACTAAAGCTGTAACCAAATACACTAGCTCAAAGTAA
- the l(2)37Cd gene encoding general transcription factor 3C polypeptide 5, translating to MSVQLNFSTTSEYELIEYPGMVKNTDKMISTLGGITKISRALGGDTKRLELRYHPDNPFNKPLSGESSKRAGLLLSVKVRKSKRDPNKPPQYTIKIMGYISKSFTFESLCDFQYLPLAVDSKLANGELKNVLDAIVPKSVIDFDYFNRPDIQLMALPTVFARSDVVHTTIFRGDFSKEDGQNETLGVLSKSSYESRDMVTFNMLDTFPTRPDPQILKKMKVKYVSDEQLQKVKKLFEECPIWTRIALLYESGVSHDKLKCITPSLAYYFTTGPWRTMYVRYGYDPRKDFNSRYYQTFDFRLRFRSGVSEFVSDRKTTIKKLQENPYEINALVQDINYPYFDEHKLPRSRQCMMRYCDIRITKIQEMLEKIPSPMAGAICNERTGWLPQGFDGQVRQIVSNSIKELLKNYYRKEQIHAEVDSYENEEPEDAEEEEDDEEIDDSMMNDEQLVEILDDMQLEGDGNT from the exons atgtctgtacaattaaattttagtacAACCTCTGAATATGAGCTAATAGAATATCCTGGAATGGTTAAGAATACGGATAAAATGATAAGCACATTAGGTGGTATAACCAAAATATCCCGG GCACTGGGAGGCGATACTAAACGTTTGGAGCTACGTTACCATCCAGACAATCCATTTAATAAGCCTCTAAGTGGCGAAAGCAGTAAACGAGCTGGTCTTTTATTGTCAGTAAAAGTGAGAAAATCAAAACGTGATCCCAACAAGCCACCACAATATACCATTAAGATTATGGGCTATATTAGTAAGAGTTTTACATTTGAAT ctctttgtgattttcaatatttacccttAGCTGTGGATTCAAAATTGGCTAATggtgaattaaaaaatgttttggatGCAATAGTGCCAAAATCAGTAAtagattttgattattttaa TCGCCCGGATATTCAATTAATGGCTCTACCAACGGTTTTCGCCCGTTCAGATGTTGTGCATACAACAATATTTCGTGGTGATTTTTCCAAGGAAGATGGTCAAAATGAGACATTGGGTGTGCTAAGTAAGTCAAGTTATGAAAGTCGTGATATGGTAACCTTCAATATGCTAGACACGTTCCCCACCAGACCAGATccacaaattttaaagaaaatgaaagTGAAATACGTATCCGATGAACAATTGCAAAAAGTTAAAAAG CTATTTGAAGAGTGTCCCATTTGGACACGTATTGCCTTGCTGTATGAGTCTGGCGTATCACATGATAAACTCAAATGTATTACACCCTCTTTGGCCTATTATTTTACCACAGGTCCTTGGCGTACTATGTATGTGCGATATGGCTACGATCCACGTAAAGATTTTAATTCTCGCTACTATCAAACTTTTGATTTTCGTTTAAGATTTAGATCTGGGGTATCGGAGTTT GTTTCAGATCGTAAAACCACCATTAAGAAGCTACAAGAAAATCCGTATGAAATAAATGCTTTGGTACAAGACATCAATTATCCCTACTTTGATGAACACAAATTGCCCAGATCTAGACAGTGCATGATGAGG TACTGCGATATACGCATTACCAAAATCCAAGAAATGTTGGAGAAAATACCATCACCCATGGCAGGAGCTATATGTAATGAACGCACCGGCTGGTTGCCTCAAGGCTTTGATGGTCAAGTGCGTCAGATTGTAAGCAATTCAATAAAGGAGTTGCTGAAAAACTATTATCGCAAAGAACAAATTCATGCAGAAGTTGATTCTTATGAAAATGAg GAACCCGAGGATGCCGAAGAAGAGGAGGACGATGAAGAAATTGACGATAGTATGATGAACGATGAACAATTGGTGGAAATATTAGATGATATGCAACTAGAAGGTGATGGAAAtacataa
- the LOC135951062 gene encoding histone H2A-like, which produces MSGRGKGGKVKNKSKSRSNRAGLQFPVGRIHRLLRKGNYAERVGAGAPVYLAAVMEYLAAEVLELAGNAARDNKKTRIIPRHLQLAIRNDEELNKLLSGVTIAQGGVLPNIQAVLLPKKTEKKA; this is translated from the coding sequence atgtcTGGTCGTGGTAAAGGTGGCAAAGTTAAGAACAAGTCAAAGTCTCGTTCAAACCGTGCTGGTTTACAATTTCCCGTTGGTCGTATTCATCGTTTGTTGCGTAAAGGCAATTATGCTGAACGTGTTGGTGCCGGTGCCCCAGTGTATTTAGCTGCCGTTATGGAATATTTGGCCGCTGAAGTTCTCGAATTGGCTGGTAATGCTGCTCGTGATAACAAGAAGACCAGAATCATTCCACGTCACTTGCAATTGGCCATCCGTAATGACGAAGAATTGAACAAATTGTTGTCTGGCGTAACCATTGCTCAAGGTGGTGTTTTACCCAATATTCAAGCTGTTCTATTGCCCAAGAAAACAGAAAAGAAGGcttaa
- the AsnRS gene encoding asparagine--tRNA ligase, cytoplasmic, whose product MPAEEMANLSLGAIYTSEKTGCDESGDGSEQKPYKTILQAMRHAGKEPFPVIYVDSKDPEATEKYEAAARSQLKKIQKLWMREGFKNADKEKREAGDAEKRKQNLDEAKKIVISEDPSWPAAEKIRIFEGAENREKRVKIFGWVHRMRRQGKGLIFITLRDGTGFLQCVLHDRLCQTYDALTLSTESSVQLFGTLKPVPEGKSAPGGHEMHVDYWELIGLAPAGGAESILNEEAHPDVQLDNRHIMIRGENTSKILKMRSVVMQAFRSHYFDRGYCEVTPPTLVQTQVEGGSTLFKLQYFSEEAYLTQSSQLYLETCLPALGDVFCIAQSYRAEQSRTRRHLAEYTHVEAECPFISFDDLLDRLEDLVCDVVDRVLKSPWGHLVHELNPEFKAPTKPFKRMNYADAIKWLKENNVTKDDGTFYEFGEDIPEAPERKMTDAINEPIMLCRFPKNIKSFYMSTCPEDSQLTESVDVLLPNVGEIVGGSMRIYDNEELLKGYEREGIDPKPYYWYTDQRIYGAQPHGGYGLGLERLLCWLLNRYHIREVCLYPRFLDRCKP is encoded by the exons ATGCCGGCTGAGGAAATGGCCAACTTATCGTTGG GAGCTATATATACTTCCGAAAAGACAGGCTGCGACGAAAGTGGTGATGGTTCCGAACAGAAGCCATACAAAACCATTTTGCAAGCAATGAGACATGCTGGCAAGGAACCTTTTCCTGTAATTTATGTCGACAGCAAAGATCCCGAAGCAACTGAAAAATACGAAGCAGCTGCCAGGTCTCAACTGAAGAAAATTCAAAAGCTTTGGATGCGTGAAGGTTTTAAAAACGCCGATAAAGAGAAACGTGAAGCTGGAGATGCTGaaaaacgtaaacaaaatttggaTGAAGCCAAAAAGATTGTCATCTCTGAAGATCCAAGTTGGCCGGCGGCCGAAAAAATACGCATCTTTGAGGGTGCTGAAAACCGTGAGAAACGTGTAAAAATCTTTGGTTGGGTGCATCGTATGAGACGCCAAGGCAAAGGTTTAATTTTCATAACATTGCGTGATGGAACCGGATTTTTGCAATGTGTGTTGCACGATCGTTTGTGTCAAACCTATGATGCTTTGACACTATCTACCGAGAGTTCAGTGCAATTGTTTGGTACTTTAAAACCTGTACCAGAGGGCAAATCG GCTCCAGGTGGCCATGAAATGCATGTAGATTATTGGGAATTGATAGGATTGGCTCCCGCCGGCGGTGCAGAAAGTATCCTAAACGAAGAGGCTCATCCAGATGTTCAACTGGATAATCGTCATATTATGATTAGAGGTGAAAACACttcgaaaattttgaaaatgcgttccgTTGTAATGCAGGCTTTCCGTAGCCATTACTTTGATCGTGGATACTGTGAGGTAACCCCTCCCACTTTGGTACAAACTCAAGTAGAAGGTGGTTCGACTCTTTTCAAATTACAATATTTCAG TGAAGAGGCCTATCTCACTCAAAGTTCTCAATTGTATTTGGAAACTTGTTTGCCAGCATTGGGCGATGTCTTCTGTATTGCCCAAAGTTATCGTGCCGAACAGAGTCGTACTAGACGTCATTTGGCTGAATATACACACGTTGAAGCAGAATGCCCCTTCATTAGTTTTGACGATTTATTAGATCGTTTGGAGGATCTTGTATGCGATGTTGTTGATCGCGTTTTGAAATCTCCCTGGGGTCATTTAGTTCATGAATTGAATCCCGAATTTAAGGCACCCACAAAACCATTTAAACGTATGAACTATGCTGACGCTATTAAGTGGTTGAAGGAAAACAATGTTACCAAGGATGACGGTACATTCTACGAATTCGGTGAA GATATACCAGAGGCTCCTGAACGTAAAATGACTGATGCCATTAATGAACCCATTATGTTGTGTCGTTTCCCTAAGAATATCAAATCTTTCTATATGTCTACTTGCCCTGAGGATAGTCAACTTACCGAAAGTGTTGATGTTTTGCTGCCAAATGTTGGTGAAATTGTGGGCGGATCCATGAGGATCTACGATAATGAGGAGTTACTTAAGGGCTATGAACGCGAAGGTATTGATCCTAAACCCTACTATTGGTATACCGATCAACGTATATATGGTGCTCAGCCCCATGGTGGTTATGGTTTGGGCTTGGAACGTTTGCTCTGTTGGTTGCTTAACCGTTATCATATCCGTGAGGTATGTTTGTATCCACGTTTCTTGGACAGATGCAAACCTTAA
- the LOC135950061 gene encoding histone H4 yields MTGRGKGGKGLGKGGAKRHRKVLRDNIQGITKPAIRRLARRGGVKRISGLIYEETRGVLKVFLENVIRDAVTYTEHAKRKTVTAMDVVYALKRQGRTLYGFGG; encoded by the coding sequence ATGACTGGTCGCGGTAAAGGTGGTAAAGGCTTGGGAAAAGGTGGCGCTAAACGTCATCGCAAAGTGTTGCGTGATAACATCCAAGGTATTACCAAGCCAGCTATTAGACGTTTGGCTCGTCGTGGTGGTGTAAAACGTATTTCTGGTTTGATTTACGAAGAAACCCGTGGTGTCCTGAAggtatttttggaaaatgttattCGTGATGCTGTCACCTATACTGAACACGCCAAGAGGAAAACCGTCACCGCCATGGATGTTGTCTATGCTTTGAAGAGACAAGGTCGCACTTTGTACGGTTTCGGCGGttaa